A single genomic interval of Stieleria maiorica harbors:
- a CDS encoding 4Fe-4S binding protein — protein MSDPRSSSSSAPALPVANVDSGRRNQAFDLLSLPLLGRFLRWNRARLVLQIPVLLISLLMIAHAFWGPQLAPKNLAALLTWVHFRGLVVLVILFAGNFFCLACPFMLPRELARKLQTPRFRWPKALSNKWPAIALFVFVLFLYEWCDLFSNPWWTGVLIVSYMISAIVIDALFQRASFCKFVCPIGQFNFLSSTLSPFEVSVRDRSVCDRCETKDCIRGRRGDASSSIDSKTAEPNTLSRSLPVVQRGCELALFQPRKTGNLDCTFCLDCVYACPEDNVGIFARIPGEELCVSGPRSGLGVLERRGDFSALAIVFTFGALLNAFAMISPVYALEASIAKATGLTVEWPILGAIFVLFLIIEPAILLLGAAAVTRRITNTVESLPTIVKRYAPSLLPIGFGVWLAHYAFHFLTGVLTVIPVTQNAVRRATGADWLGQPQWQLGGLPESVVYAIEIGFLSLGLLGSLIVASAIGRRTPIDAAEPSSRWVTAPWGVLHLALFFSAVWIMNQPMDMRGTFLGG, from the coding sequence ATGAGTGATCCTCGATCATCAAGCTCGTCGGCTCCGGCCTTGCCGGTGGCAAATGTGGATTCGGGTCGCCGCAACCAGGCGTTCGATCTGCTTTCGCTACCGTTGCTGGGCCGTTTTCTGCGCTGGAATCGCGCGCGATTGGTGCTGCAGATTCCCGTCTTGTTGATCAGTTTGCTCATGATTGCCCACGCGTTTTGGGGACCGCAATTGGCCCCCAAAAACCTCGCCGCCTTGCTGACGTGGGTGCACTTTCGTGGACTTGTGGTCTTGGTGATTCTGTTCGCCGGCAATTTCTTTTGCCTCGCCTGTCCCTTTATGTTGCCTCGCGAATTAGCCCGCAAACTTCAAACCCCGCGTTTCCGCTGGCCGAAAGCATTGAGCAACAAGTGGCCGGCGATCGCGCTGTTCGTTTTCGTGTTGTTTTTATACGAGTGGTGCGACCTGTTTTCAAATCCCTGGTGGACCGGCGTCTTGATCGTGTCGTACATGATCAGCGCGATCGTCATCGATGCATTGTTTCAACGCGCGTCGTTTTGCAAGTTTGTTTGTCCCATCGGGCAATTTAATTTCCTGAGTTCAACGCTTTCGCCGTTCGAAGTTTCAGTCCGCGATCGGAGCGTTTGCGATCGATGCGAAACCAAGGACTGCATCCGAGGTCGGCGCGGTGACGCATCGTCGAGCATCGATTCAAAGACAGCTGAACCGAACACGCTGTCCCGCTCGCTGCCGGTCGTTCAGCGCGGCTGTGAATTGGCATTGTTTCAGCCGCGAAAGACTGGCAACCTGGACTGTACGTTCTGCCTGGATTGTGTTTACGCCTGTCCGGAAGACAACGTGGGCATTTTCGCCCGGATCCCTGGTGAAGAGTTGTGCGTCTCGGGTCCTCGATCGGGGCTGGGAGTCCTGGAGCGCCGCGGAGATTTTTCGGCGTTGGCGATCGTGTTCACCTTTGGCGCCCTGCTGAATGCGTTTGCGATGATCAGCCCGGTTTATGCGTTGGAAGCATCCATCGCAAAGGCAACCGGCCTGACGGTGGAGTGGCCGATTCTGGGGGCAATCTTTGTGTTGTTTTTGATTATCGAGCCCGCAATCTTGCTGCTCGGTGCGGCGGCGGTCACGCGTCGAATCACGAACACGGTCGAATCGCTACCGACGATTGTCAAACGTTACGCACCCTCGTTGCTGCCGATCGGATTCGGCGTATGGCTGGCGCACTATGCATTTCATTTTCTGACGGGCGTACTGACAGTGATCCCCGTGACACAAAATGCAGTGCGGCGAGCGACGGGAGCCGATTGGCTGGGACAGCCCCAATGGCAACTCGGTGGGCTTCCCGAATCGGTCGTCTACGCGATCGAAATCGGATTCCTTTCGTTGGGCTTGCTCGGGTCGTTGATCGTGGCGTCGGCGATCGGACGTCGCACGCCGATCGATGCGGCTGAACCGTCATCGCGTTGGGTCACGGCCCCGTGGGGTGTCTTGCATCTTGCATTGTTCTTTTCGGCGGTCTGGATCATGAATCAACCCATGGACATGCGAGGCACCTTTTTGGGAGGCTGA
- a CDS encoding CRTAC1 family protein, with protein sequence MTDIDPRQKHIWIGCLVALAIAVAALLILKQPVPTPEQTDRSAVADVQTVTGFYVSLAALDVEENERAASVLDQLVKEQPGEPALWANLAVAKLRLNDLAAAEQALNNALSQLPRSRELLILKAQLLKSAGQIPEAIKTLRTVHSEWPENIQVAFELSTLLDQPNTDAADQERLGLLANILARTPGNLRVRCEYARLAATLSDQERLDQVIGSFETLGQDWTALQRSQLDQASKAAKDRDYRQAAVALTFFENVVKPLPLYRDSLDELGVLSVTAVGTPVRSLLALSMPSSEFSPADKALRFTPTDSLGKAARHDFTWAVKQPVERCSTLLSLAGDTLHIQESAALPFPGYPADNAGPNLAWADLNYDFQNDLIFAGLRGCQIFLSQPSGEYTALESDLELFDRPWARVWCTDFEADGDLDLLLSDGVGDLQCVLNNGDNQFLPFPQIPTVPGVIAVNEIDFDLDGDVDLVSLDRHGDLSVWTNARGGHFDLQTIDAIGECVAIAVADLDGNGRYEVLCFTGQGELFSAEFGGQQWSVARILRSDFDIGREATESLVPGFLTTADLDNNGAIDVVASVAGQTQVWLKDRGELWLPLPSVLETQVTSVIDMDCDGLLDIVGKTNDGMQLWKNESRAGYRWHTIGPKATRADGDKRINPFGIGGRIEIRAGNTVQSRTIDSPRIHFGLGNHSQIDVARIVWPNGTSQAEFELAENTSSLAVQRLKGSCPWVFTFDGTQYRFIKDFLWRSPLGLRINAQDTAGITQTEDRIKIPSDALAQRDGEYEIRITAELWETHFFDHVSLLAIDHRRDTEIFVDESFVPQKAPRGEILVGSATQQLLNLTDSNGAAVDEVLSENDGEYADHFPLGPYQGLTQEHWIEFSFPRDAIADGEILLIGHGWIYPTDSSLNVAISQNDSIRPHGLVLEQLMADGNWKALRDDLGFPAGKHKDMIIVLDSQELSSETRYRLRTNMEVYWDSLRWSFRLADQAFTQTQLAMTSSQLHGRGFSKLQPIDRRRPDTPIYEVTSRTPQWMDLEGYYTRYGDVGVLLQAVDDRYVIMNAGDELRLRFSAKPNWTGLLSAKSLVNLRANVATFARRWIPGAFHALTSVATSTQHSPANLPGIGTDGADKKRTFVLVGDGWVKDGDFNTTFSRTVRPLPSHSSIHGSSPYDAPGNNQPLPPLADDPVYLQHQADWQVFHTRYITPQAFQQKLIRHDRSSFPSVEK encoded by the coding sequence ATGACAGACATTGATCCACGACAGAAACACATCTGGATTGGCTGCCTGGTGGCGTTGGCAATCGCGGTGGCAGCGTTATTGATTCTCAAACAGCCAGTTCCGACCCCCGAACAGACCGATCGGTCGGCCGTCGCCGATGTGCAAACAGTGACCGGATTCTATGTCAGTCTTGCGGCACTGGATGTGGAGGAGAATGAACGCGCCGCGAGCGTGCTTGACCAACTGGTGAAAGAACAACCCGGCGAACCCGCGTTGTGGGCCAATCTTGCGGTTGCAAAGCTTCGCCTGAACGATCTCGCAGCCGCCGAACAGGCACTAAATAATGCTCTATCCCAATTGCCACGATCACGCGAATTGTTGATTCTGAAAGCGCAGCTCCTCAAATCAGCGGGACAGATTCCCGAAGCGATTAAAACTCTGCGCACGGTGCACTCCGAGTGGCCGGAGAACATCCAAGTTGCGTTCGAGCTGAGCACCTTACTGGATCAACCCAACACCGACGCTGCGGATCAGGAGCGTCTGGGATTGCTTGCGAACATCCTCGCTCGGACTCCCGGCAACCTGCGTGTCCGATGTGAATATGCCCGTTTGGCGGCCACGCTCTCGGATCAAGAACGCTTGGATCAAGTGATCGGATCCTTTGAAACTTTGGGGCAAGACTGGACTGCACTGCAGCGGTCGCAACTGGATCAAGCGTCGAAAGCGGCAAAGGATCGCGACTATCGTCAAGCCGCGGTTGCGTTGACCTTTTTCGAGAACGTGGTCAAACCCTTGCCGCTCTACCGGGACAGCTTGGACGAGTTGGGCGTCCTGTCGGTCACTGCCGTGGGAACTCCGGTCCGTTCGCTACTTGCATTGTCGATGCCGTCGTCGGAATTCTCGCCGGCGGACAAAGCCCTGCGTTTCACGCCAACAGACAGTCTTGGAAAAGCGGCGCGGCACGATTTCACATGGGCTGTGAAGCAGCCGGTTGAGCGATGCTCAACCCTTTTGTCGCTCGCCGGCGATACGCTTCACATCCAGGAGTCGGCCGCGCTGCCCTTTCCAGGATACCCCGCCGACAATGCCGGGCCGAATCTCGCCTGGGCCGATCTGAATTATGACTTCCAAAACGATCTGATCTTTGCCGGTCTGCGGGGCTGTCAAATTTTTCTGTCACAACCGTCGGGAGAGTACACCGCACTGGAAAGCGACTTGGAGCTTTTTGACCGTCCTTGGGCGAGGGTGTGGTGCACCGATTTCGAGGCCGATGGGGATTTAGATTTACTGCTCAGTGACGGCGTCGGCGATCTTCAGTGTGTGCTCAACAACGGCGACAATCAGTTCCTACCGTTTCCCCAGATCCCGACCGTGCCAGGGGTGATCGCGGTCAACGAAATCGATTTTGATCTCGACGGCGACGTCGATCTGGTCAGTCTTGATCGTCACGGTGACCTATCGGTCTGGACGAATGCCCGGGGAGGTCATTTTGATCTTCAAACGATTGACGCGATCGGCGAGTGCGTTGCGATCGCGGTGGCCGATCTTGACGGCAACGGGCGATACGAGGTGCTGTGTTTCACCGGGCAGGGAGAGCTGTTTTCCGCTGAGTTTGGCGGGCAACAATGGTCCGTCGCACGGATCCTGAGGTCCGACTTCGACATCGGCCGGGAGGCGACCGAATCGCTTGTCCCAGGATTCCTCACAACCGCTGACCTGGACAACAACGGCGCAATCGATGTCGTCGCAAGCGTCGCCGGTCAAACCCAGGTCTGGCTAAAAGATCGCGGTGAGCTCTGGTTGCCGCTGCCCAGTGTCTTGGAAACCCAAGTCACCTCGGTCATCGACATGGATTGCGATGGGTTACTGGATATCGTTGGAAAAACTAACGATGGTATGCAGCTGTGGAAAAACGAAAGTCGCGCGGGTTATCGATGGCACACAATTGGACCGAAAGCGACTCGGGCCGACGGAGACAAACGAATCAATCCGTTCGGCATCGGCGGAAGGATCGAAATTCGTGCCGGAAACACGGTCCAATCGCGGACGATTGATTCGCCCCGAATTCACTTCGGGCTGGGCAATCATTCTCAAATTGATGTCGCCCGAATTGTTTGGCCCAATGGCACCAGCCAAGCGGAATTTGAACTGGCCGAAAACACGTCCTCGCTCGCGGTGCAGCGGTTGAAAGGATCGTGCCCCTGGGTATTCACTTTCGATGGCACCCAGTATCGCTTCATCAAAGACTTTCTCTGGCGTTCACCATTGGGACTGAGAATCAATGCGCAAGACACCGCCGGAATCACCCAGACCGAAGACCGCATCAAAATCCCGAGCGACGCCCTCGCCCAGCGCGACGGCGAGTACGAGATTCGCATCACCGCGGAGTTGTGGGAGACACACTTCTTTGATCATGTGTCGTTGCTGGCCATCGACCATCGACGCGACACGGAAATTTTTGTCGATGAGAGCTTCGTCCCTCAAAAGGCCCCACGGGGAGAGATTTTGGTCGGATCGGCGACACAGCAGTTGTTGAACTTGACCGACTCCAATGGGGCTGCTGTCGATGAAGTGCTTAGTGAGAATGACGGGGAGTACGCCGACCACTTTCCACTCGGCCCCTATCAAGGTCTGACGCAGGAACATTGGATCGAATTCAGTTTTCCCCGTGACGCAATCGCCGACGGCGAAATCCTGTTAATCGGACACGGTTGGATATATCCGACCGACAGTTCACTGAACGTCGCCATTTCGCAAAATGATTCGATCAGACCGCACGGTTTGGTTTTGGAACAGTTGATGGCCGACGGAAACTGGAAAGCGCTTCGCGATGATCTCGGTTTTCCGGCCGGAAAACACAAGGACATGATCATCGTGCTTGACAGTCAGGAATTGTCATCGGAGACCCGCTATCGTTTACGAACAAATATGGAGGTTTACTGGGACTCCTTGCGTTGGTCGTTTCGGCTGGCCGATCAAGCGTTCACGCAAACGCAACTCGCCATGACAAGTTCGCAATTGCACGGTCGTGGCTTCTCGAAACTGCAACCGATCGATCGACGTCGTCCGGACACTCCGATCTATGAAGTCACCTCACGCACACCGCAGTGGATGGATCTGGAAGGCTATTACACACGATACGGCGACGTGGGCGTGCTGCTTCAGGCTGTTGATGACCGCTACGTCATCATGAATGCGGGTGATGAGCTGAGGCTACGATTTTCGGCTAAGCCTAACTGGACAGGGCTACTTTCTGCAAAAAGCCTCGTGAATCTCCGTGCCAACGTAGCAACCTTCGCCAGAAGGTGGATTCCCGGCGCTTTCCACGCTCTGACGAGCGTAGCTACGTCAACGCAGCACAGTCCGGCTAATCTGCCAGGAATCGGGACCGATGGGGCAGATAAAAAACGCACGTTTGTGTTGGTCGGCGACGGCTGGGTCAAGGATGGAGATTTCAACACAACCTTTTCCCGGACCGTGCGTCCCCTGCCGAGTCACTCGTCGATTCACGGATCGAGCCCGTACGATGCCCCGGGCAACAATCAGCCCCTACCGCCGCTGGCGGATGATCCGGTCTATCTGCAACATCAAGCTGACTGGCAGGTGTTTCATACCCGATACATCACGCCCCAAGCGTTTCAACAAAAACTGATCCGACACGATCGCTCGTCATTCCCCTCCGTTGAAAAGTAA
- a CDS encoding FixH family protein: MQMNYDRIPGNIGLLRRPGVVVMMLSVLLLPVGAGIVGCDGAGTDSAVTPGRAVVELDPKQPSMGKCNLTVKLFDAEDNPLENAELTVEGNMNHAGMKPSFATIEETDQPGVYAGTIDFTMGGDWFLLLTATSDDGTLVEQTVDVPGVSVE, from the coding sequence ATGCAGATGAACTACGATCGCATTCCAGGCAACATTGGTCTCCTCCGCCGCCCAGGCGTGGTGGTGATGATGCTGTCGGTCTTGCTTTTGCCGGTGGGGGCCGGGATCGTCGGATGCGACGGTGCGGGCACGGATTCCGCTGTGACGCCGGGTCGAGCCGTCGTCGAACTGGACCCAAAACAGCCGTCGATGGGAAAGTGCAACCTAACGGTCAAGCTGTTCGACGCGGAGGATAACCCGCTCGAAAATGCGGAATTGACGGTCGAAGGGAACATGAACCATGCCGGTATGAAACCGTCCTTCGCAACGATCGAGGAAACCGATCAACCCGGAGTGTATGCGGGAACGATCGACTTCACGATGGGCGGCGATTGGTTCTTGCTTCTCACCGCAACGAGCGACGACGGAACATTGGTCGAGCAAACCGTTGACGTCCCAGGAGTGAGTGTCGAGTGA